In the genome of Quercus robur chromosome 3, dhQueRobu3.1, whole genome shotgun sequence, one region contains:
- the LOC126717693 gene encoding plasmodesmata-located protein 6 yields MSVTNNRAFSFSSLCVFLITISSTLTTPSNSATESFVFGGCSQLKYTPGSPYENNVNSLLTSLVNSAMYNTYNNYTTSTPNSNTQDTLYGLFQCRGDLQNNECSHCISIAVGQIGTLCVDSLGGALQLEGCLVKYDNTNFIGVEDKTEVVKKCGPSFGYDSDALTRRDAVLAYLGTGDGGAYKSYRTSTSGAVQGVAQCVGDLSPSECQDCLSDAIGRLRTECGATAWGDVYLAKCYVRYMTGGVRSRATGGQDDTNSNDDEIEKTLAIIIGLIAAVALIIVFISFLNKLCDDGKGRK; encoded by the exons atgtCTGTGACTAATAACAGagctttttctttctcttctctctgcgTTTTCCTTATCACAATCTCATCAACTCTCACAACCCCATCAAACTCCGCCACAGAGTCCTTCGTCTTCGGCGGTTGTTCTCAGCTGAAGTACACACCAGGCTCACCTTATGAAAACAACGTCAACTCGCTACTCACCTCCCTGGTCAACTCAGCCATGTACAACACCTACAACAACTACACCACCTCCACCCCAAACTCCAACACACAAGACACCCTCTACGGCCTCTTCCAATGCCGCGGCGACCTCCAAAACAACGAGTGCTCTCACTGCATATCTATCGCAGTGGGCCAAATCGGCACCCTCTGTGTCGACTCGCTCGGCGGCGCGTTGCAACTCGAAGGTTGTCTGGTAAAATACGACAACACGAACTTCATAGGTGTGGAAGACAAGACTGAGGTTGTCAAGAAATGTGGACCGTCGTTTGGGTACGACTCTGATGCGTTGACTCGGAGAGATGCTGTGCTGGCGTATCTAGGGACCGGTGACGGTGGGGCCTACAAGAGTTACAGGACTAGTACCTCTGGGGCTGTACAGGGTGTGGCGCAGTGTGTTGGGGATTTGAGTCCGAGCGAGTGTCAGGATTGTCTTTCGGACGCGATCGGACGGCTGAGGACAGAGTGTGGGGCCACCGCGTGGGGCGATGTGTACTTGGCCAAGTGTTACGTGCGCTACATGACAGGTGGCGTTCGCTCGCGCGCCACCGGAGGACAGG ATGATACTAATAGCAATGATGATGAGATTGAGAAGACTCTTGCAATAATAATTGGACTCATAGCAGCGGTCGCATTGATCATAGTATTCATTTCCTTCTTAAACAAACTGTGCGACGATGGAAAAG GTCGTAAATAA